Proteins co-encoded in one Sulfurimonas sp. HSL1-2 genomic window:
- a CDS encoding DUF6044 family protein encodes MKRLAQTVLDKRTLLVAALTVLGLYLLPLWVTGDRLYILVFDNLDSPILLFKVLAESHQLFAPSMEIIPNMMSGLPRLSFGSEYNVQVWLYLLFSPFLAYQINLTLVHLVGFIGMYLLMNRLTPRDTGPYRQAVAVLSALLFSILPFWPPGGLSVSGLPLLLYLFLKVRDGEYAYYDIALLLLFPLYSSFVLSGVFFLTAITLLWIADVVRKKALNAPFVGMIALLGLSYLLVNYRLVDQMLLPSDFISHRSEFFRDFGSFFDSYRFAHLLFLNGQEHTSCSQANWIIPTILIGLSFSVLSTPLSRYASLFWLMVIALSFLFPFWQTMTTQRYSLPMLLLYGLGILLVSKKRLLPLLWIIQIAISYWHGFWTYEGWIGWVEKYQILRSFDFSRFYFLQPMLWIMMLGIAFAVIVKTVRYGIVMVLAIAVLQSHALFQSKTFMKASGPDRLSFHSYYAETLFQRVRTTLDEDPAGYRVVAFGIPPAVLIWNGFYTIDGYVTNYPLSYKHEFAKLLEKDFAKRPQNKAIFEHWGSKCYLTGGVSYTHYVRGQPLDDVQLDTARLRAMNVRYLFSAHEIRAPERDALRLKTKVVNDQDSYWDVYVYELDTAEN; translated from the coding sequence ATGAAGAGACTGGCACAGACCGTTTTGGACAAACGTACCCTGCTTGTTGCAGCACTGACGGTACTTGGACTCTATCTGCTCCCGTTGTGGGTTACAGGAGATAGGCTCTATATCCTGGTCTTTGATAATCTTGACTCGCCGATACTCCTGTTCAAAGTATTGGCAGAGAGCCATCAGCTTTTCGCGCCTTCCATGGAGATCATTCCGAACATGATGTCAGGTCTGCCGCGCTTGAGTTTTGGCAGCGAATACAATGTACAGGTGTGGCTCTACCTTCTTTTTAGCCCTTTTTTGGCGTATCAGATCAACTTGACACTTGTTCACCTGGTGGGTTTCATCGGTATGTATCTGCTGATGAACCGCCTGACGCCAAGGGATACCGGGCCATATCGACAGGCCGTTGCGGTATTGTCGGCGCTGCTTTTTTCCATACTGCCATTCTGGCCTCCCGGAGGGCTGAGCGTATCGGGGCTCCCTTTGCTGCTTTATCTCTTCTTGAAGGTCCGTGACGGGGAGTATGCCTATTATGATATTGCACTGCTGCTGCTCTTCCCGTTATACAGCAGTTTTGTCCTAAGCGGTGTGTTCTTTCTGACGGCAATCACGCTGCTTTGGATCGCAGATGTTGTGAGGAAAAAGGCACTGAATGCCCCATTTGTCGGGATGATTGCTTTGCTGGGTCTCTCCTATTTACTGGTGAATTACCGTCTGGTCGACCAGATGCTGCTTCCGTCGGATTTTATCTCCCATCGTTCGGAGTTCTTCCGCGATTTCGGTTCGTTCTTTGATTCGTATCGTTTTGCGCACCTTCTGTTCCTCAACGGCCAGGAACATACCTCTTGCTCGCAGGCGAACTGGATCATCCCGACTATTCTGATCGGACTATCGTTTTCCGTACTTTCTACGCCGCTTTCTAGATATGCGTCACTTTTTTGGCTGATGGTGATAGCCTTGTCATTTCTTTTCCCTTTTTGGCAGACGATGACAACGCAACGATACTCACTGCCAATGCTGCTGCTGTACGGTCTTGGGATCCTCCTGGTATCAAAAAAGCGGTTGCTTCCGCTGCTGTGGATCATCCAGATCGCTATTTCATACTGGCACGGCTTCTGGACGTACGAGGGATGGATCGGTTGGGTCGAAAAGTACCAGATCCTCCGTTCGTTCGATTTTTCAAGGTTTTATTTTCTTCAACCGATGTTGTGGATCATGATGTTGGGCATTGCATTTGCGGTCATTGTGAAAACAGTGCGGTATGGTATAGTGATGGTCCTTGCGATTGCCGTGCTGCAGTCCCATGCCCTTTTCCAGTCTAAAACGTTCATGAAGGCATCCGGCCCAGACAGGTTGAGTTTTCATTCATATTACGCAGAAACACTATTTCAGCGTGTAAGAACAACGCTGGATGAAGATCCTGCTGGCTACCGGGTCGTCGCATTCGGCATACCGCCGGCGGTCCTAATCTGGAACGGCTTTTATACAATCGATGGGTATGTGACGAACTATCCACTGTCATATAAACACGAATTCGCAAAACTGCTGGAAAAGGATTTTGCGAAGCGGCCGCAGAACAAAGCGATATTTGAGCATTGGGGAAGCAAGTGCTATCTGACCGGCGGTGTCTCTTATACGCATTATGTCCGCGGCCAACCCTTGGATGATGTACAGCTTGATACTGCAAGGCTGAGGGCCATGAATGTACGATACCTGTTTTCCGCGCATGAAATAAGGGCACCCGAACGCGATGCGTTGCGGTTGAAAACAAAAGTAGTAAATGATCAGGATAGTTATTGGGATGTCTATGTCTATGAGCTGGATACAGCAGAAAATTAA
- the rffA gene encoding dTDP-4-amino-4,6-dideoxygalactose transaminase, with the protein MIYFNVSPVTGDEMAYIGEAIQSRLLAGDGRFTKMCEAWFEKSLSTPTVLMTTSCTHALEMAAMLIGIVPGDEVIMPSYTFVSTANAFVIRGAKIVFVDVRPDTMNIDETLIEGAITPRTKAIVPVHYAGVGCDMETIMDIATRHGLYVVEDAAQGMMSTYAGKPLGTIGHLGTYSFHATKNYTSGGEGGLLIINDEKLVDRAQIIREKGTNRNQFFRGMVDKYSWVDVGSSYLPSEIQAAYLWAQLQHAGAILADRMNSWQAYDRFFRASPYALELPTIPEACIHNAHMYYIKVKDLEERRQLIDHMRDQEINAVFHYVPLHSAQAGRRFGHFQGEDRYTTKESERLLRLPLYFKMSGSDLERVCEQVDAFFK; encoded by the coding sequence ATGATCTATTTTAATGTGTCGCCGGTGACCGGCGATGAAATGGCCTATATTGGCGAGGCAATCCAATCACGCCTGTTGGCCGGAGACGGCCGTTTTACAAAGATGTGCGAGGCATGGTTTGAAAAGAGCTTGTCAACGCCAACAGTACTGATGACAACTTCTTGTACACATGCACTCGAGATGGCTGCAATGCTTATCGGAATAGTGCCGGGCGATGAAGTGATCATGCCCAGTTATACCTTCGTCTCGACGGCCAATGCCTTTGTGATCCGAGGGGCAAAGATTGTTTTTGTCGATGTCCGTCCGGATACGATGAATATCGATGAAACACTGATTGAGGGTGCGATCACCCCGAGGACTAAAGCGATTGTCCCGGTGCATTATGCAGGTGTAGGCTGCGATATGGAAACCATCATGGATATTGCGACGCGGCATGGGCTCTACGTTGTGGAAGATGCGGCACAGGGGATGATGTCGACCTATGCAGGCAAACCGCTCGGTACTATCGGCCATCTGGGGACTTACAGTTTTCATGCTACCAAAAACTATACGAGCGGCGGGGAAGGTGGCCTGCTGATTATCAATGATGAAAAACTGGTGGACCGGGCACAGATTATTCGGGAAAAAGGGACGAACCGTAATCAGTTCTTTAGGGGGATGGTCGACAAATACAGCTGGGTCGATGTCGGGAGCAGTTATCTGCCCTCCGAAATCCAGGCCGCCTACCTTTGGGCACAGCTGCAGCATGCAGGTGCGATCCTGGCGGACCGTATGAACAGCTGGCAGGCCTATGACCGTTTTTTCCGTGCAAGCCCATATGCGCTTGAGCTGCCTACGATTCCAGAAGCGTGCATTCATAACGCCCATATGTATTACATCAAAGTAAAGGATCTGGAGGAGAGGCGGCAGTTGATTGATCACATGCGTGATCAAGAGATTAATGCCGTATTCCATTATGTTCCGCTGCACTCTGCACAGGCAGGCAGGCGTTTTGGCCACTTTCAGGGGGAGGACAGGTACACCACAAAAGAGAGTGAGCGCTTATTGCGTCTGCCTCTCTATTTCAAGATGTCAGGCAGTGATCTGGAACGGGTATGTGAGCAGGTGGATGCTTTTTTTAAATAG
- a CDS encoding DUF6044 family protein — MSWIQQKIKMVASWSRVPGLQERVSVGMALTVLAIYLLPLLTYGTSLHILVYDNLDGIIPTVKILAQSGQLFADSTSVLPQMMGGLPRLSFGSEWRLVVWLYSLFPPFAAYAVHEILIHVVAFASMAYFLKSNILSPTYPYRSVMRYGIALAFALMPFWPMGSLSIPLMPLTAAILIKIRAGHASRLEWGLLMLVPFASSFVVYYFFFLLIAGVVWLRDLLIRRQWNLAFFFAIAGMVLVFLLVDYRLVHEMFFDVGYVSNRVEFIKTYIPFAQAYKIAHLTFLEGQPHSRSIHLPFILSMVIVGIMLTRVRTQLSLPLSLVLMLLLAGTFMTTFWNQVLGNFYTMPVLLVGTTVLLVAQTHSRPFLGLFLLQIVIAYWYAFWYYEGWEKIAEQFRFIEMFHFSRFNNLQPFLWYVLMAYSVSILVRKVRFATPFLVMLIAFQVAMAFNHRTFQIAVSQQAVTYENFYAVDMFKRIKAYIGLPQSQYRVVSLGIYPAVSLYNGFYTLDGYMNNYPLSYAHLFEKFTLRPDAYRYRKEHGLQNWTSKCYIPVEGKVYYDYTKNGSADRLDMDTSLMYDHGLRFVLSGYRLSAPEQYGLEFLKYFSDQESFWDVYLYAVCKEKM; from the coding sequence ATGAGCTGGATACAGCAGAAAATTAAAATGGTTGCTTCGTGGAGCCGGGTCCCCGGGCTGCAGGAAAGGGTTTCGGTCGGCATGGCACTGACCGTTTTGGCAATATACCTTCTTCCGCTGCTGACATATGGGACATCTTTGCATATCCTGGTGTACGATAATCTTGACGGGATCATCCCTACCGTGAAAATTTTGGCGCAAAGCGGGCAGCTTTTCGCTGACTCTACATCGGTTCTTCCCCAGATGATGGGAGGACTGCCGAGGCTGTCATTCGGAAGCGAATGGCGTCTCGTGGTGTGGCTTTATTCCCTGTTCCCGCCCTTTGCGGCTTATGCTGTTCATGAAATACTCATCCACGTTGTCGCATTTGCATCGATGGCATATTTTTTGAAGTCGAACATTCTTTCGCCGACATACCCATACCGTAGTGTGATGCGCTACGGGATCGCACTCGCGTTTGCCCTCATGCCGTTTTGGCCGATGGGAAGCCTGAGTATTCCGTTGATGCCGCTGACGGCAGCTATTTTGATTAAGATACGTGCCGGGCACGCATCCCGCCTGGAGTGGGGCTTGCTGATGCTGGTCCCGTTTGCCAGCAGTTTCGTCGTCTACTATTTCTTTTTTCTCTTGATCGCCGGGGTGGTTTGGCTGCGGGATCTTCTCATAAGGCGTCAATGGAACCTTGCGTTTTTCTTTGCGATCGCGGGGATGGTTTTGGTTTTTCTTCTGGTGGACTATCGTCTGGTCCATGAGATGTTTTTCGACGTAGGGTATGTTTCGAACCGTGTAGAATTTATAAAGACCTATATTCCTTTCGCACAGGCGTATAAAATTGCGCACCTGACGTTCTTGGAAGGGCAGCCGCATAGCCGGAGCATACATCTCCCCTTTATACTGTCCATGGTGATTGTGGGGATCATGCTGACACGGGTTCGTACACAACTGTCTTTGCCGCTGTCACTTGTGCTTATGCTCCTGCTGGCCGGCACTTTCATGACGACGTTCTGGAACCAGGTCCTGGGAAATTTTTACACCATGCCGGTTTTGCTGGTCGGCACGACTGTTTTGCTGGTGGCGCAAACGCACTCTCGACCTTTTCTGGGACTGTTCTTGTTGCAGATCGTGATCGCTTATTGGTATGCCTTCTGGTATTACGAAGGGTGGGAAAAGATCGCGGAGCAGTTTCGATTCATCGAGATGTTTCATTTTTCCAGGTTTAATAACCTGCAGCCGTTTTTGTGGTATGTCTTGATGGCATACAGTGTTTCGATACTGGTCCGCAAAGTCCGTTTTGCGACGCCATTTCTTGTAATGCTCATCGCATTTCAGGTGGCGATGGCATTCAATCACCGAACGTTCCAGATCGCAGTAAGCCAGCAGGCCGTGACCTATGAAAATTTTTATGCTGTCGATATGTTCAAGAGGATCAAAGCATATATCGGTCTCCCGCAATCGCAATATAGGGTTGTCAGCCTCGGGATATACCCGGCGGTGAGCCTCTATAACGGTTTCTATACCCTTGACGGTTATATGAACAACTACCCTTTGTCCTATGCACATCTGTTTGAAAAGTTTACTCTTCGCCCCGATGCTTACCGTTATCGTAAAGAGCACGGCCTTCAAAACTGGACGAGCAAATGTTACATACCCGTGGAGGGGAAAGTATATTATGACTATACGAAGAACGGCAGTGCTGATCGTCTTGATATGGATACATCACTGATGTACGATCATGGGCTTCGCTTCGTATTGTCGGGATACAGGCTGAGTGCCCCTGAACAATATGGACTGGAGTTTTTAAAGTATTTTTCGGACCAGGAGAGTTTCTGGGATGTCTATTTGTATGCTGTGTGTAAGGAGAAGATGTGA
- a CDS encoding sialate O-acetylesterase, with protein sequence MKNRHLFISIASLSVLFLFSVSVFLSGRTALCVSKSGETPHYRVILFAGQSNMFGMDPLQEPYSEAMLGHHRFANLRDDTDLPKRGIGPANSMMKALIETFPDEHFIFVMFAVGGSNVKEWGPDRSTGFTVQYKDETSTFYEVLLKGIEEAVDGRDVSCAALVWMQGEADSRELELAENYDKNFDRFYRSLQKDLGVVDLPLIIGEVNPPLKTHRYRETVRTLQVKMAQKYANAVLVDTDDLAKLEDELHYTAAADIILGKRFFEAYMQLMRHSH encoded by the coding sequence TTGAAAAACAGACACCTTTTTATTTCCATCGCTTCACTCTCCGTACTTTTTTTGTTTTCAGTGTCAGTATTTCTGTCCGGACGCACCGCATTGTGTGTAAGTAAGTCAGGGGAAACTCCACATTATCGGGTGATATTATTCGCCGGGCAGTCCAATATGTTTGGAATGGACCCGCTGCAAGAGCCCTACTCCGAAGCAATGTTGGGTCATCATCGGTTTGCCAATTTGAGAGACGATACCGATTTGCCAAAACGCGGTATCGGTCCTGCTAATAGCATGATGAAGGCATTGATTGAAACGTTTCCGGATGAACATTTTATATTTGTCATGTTTGCAGTCGGCGGGAGCAATGTCAAAGAGTGGGGGCCTGACAGATCAACAGGCTTTACGGTTCAATATAAAGACGAAACTTCTACATTTTACGAAGTCCTGCTCAAAGGGATTGAAGAAGCAGTCGATGGCCGGGATGTCTCCTGCGCTGCCCTGGTCTGGATGCAGGGGGAAGCGGATAGCCGCGAGTTGGAGTTGGCGGAAAATTATGACAAAAACTTTGACCGATTTTACCGATCACTGCAAAAAGATTTGGGGGTAGTGGATCTTCCTCTTATCATCGGGGAGGTAAACCCGCCTCTGAAAACCCACCGGTATCGTGAAACAGTGAGGACGTTGCAGGTTAAAATGGCACAAAAATATGCGAACGCTGTTTTAGTAGATACGGACGATCTGGCCAAGCTGGAGGATGAGCTCCATTATACGGCAGCAGCAGATATTATACTCGGCAAACGTTTTTTTGAGGCCTACATGCAGCTGATGCGGCATTCACATTAA
- a CDS encoding DapH/DapD/GlmU-related protein yields the protein MVFSKNTKRHLFMWYSYGLNLGLMLLNLMPPLLRTLCLRIVFAGFGRNVFVDYGCYFRFPKKIRVGNEVTIGRGCMLLPSYFIESSEIVIGNNVRIGPSVSFLAAGHDHRYLHLPDTGGRIQVGDNVWIGGNVTILAGVNIGEGAIVAAGAVVTRDIEPYCIAGGVPAVKIKMREVMHNDLF from the coding sequence ATGGTATTCAGTAAAAATACAAAGCGGCATCTCTTCATGTGGTATTCCTATGGTTTGAACCTTGGATTAATGCTGCTGAACCTCATGCCACCTCTTCTCAGGACATTGTGTCTGCGCATCGTGTTCGCTGGTTTCGGCCGGAATGTATTTGTCGATTACGGATGCTATTTCCGGTTTCCGAAAAAAATCCGGGTTGGTAACGAAGTGACGATTGGCAGGGGGTGTATGCTCCTGCCCTCATATTTCATTGAATCCTCCGAGATTGTCATCGGCAATAATGTCAGAATCGGACCATCGGTATCATTTTTGGCGGCCGGGCACGATCATCGGTATCTTCATTTACCGGATACCGGGGGAAGGATTCAAGTGGGTGATAACGTCTGGATCGGCGGAAATGTCACCATTCTGGCCGGAGTGAACATTGGCGAAGGTGCAATTGTGGCAGCGGGGGCGGTGGTGACTCGGGATATCGAGCCCTACTGTATCGCCGGAGGGGTCCCTGCCGTAAAAATCAAGATGAGAGAGGTCATGCACAATGATCTATTTTAA
- a CDS encoding glycosyltransferase family 2 protein, which yields MKEMLHSFRYSIVIPVYNSASFVTKTVHQIIEETEKAHLVAEIILVNDGSSDGSWDVIKGLARELPNVKSINLIKNFGQHSAILCGFEHASGLYVITMDDDLQNPPSEIVKLTNAIEKSEFDLVFGKFTEKKHANYRKLGSKVIGYLNRKIFNKPDHIVLSNFRIIHRDVIDRLLSHKTAYPYIPGLLLLYATNIGNVEVEHHERIEGKSNYTFKRIVSLVSRLLINYSSYPLRLLSMIGLIISGASFLLGVVYLLLGLFGYVNVPGWTTMVVLTSFLGGFIIAMLGIIGEYLSRILDQLSSERSYYVREIVE from the coding sequence ATGAAAGAAATGCTTCACAGCTTTAGATATTCCATTGTCATCCCCGTTTACAACAGTGCTTCTTTTGTCACGAAAACGGTTCATCAAATAATCGAGGAGACTGAGAAGGCGCATCTTGTTGCCGAAATCATATTGGTAAACGACGGCAGCAGTGATGGAAGTTGGGACGTCATCAAGGGCCTGGCCCGTGAACTTCCGAATGTCAAATCGATCAATCTGATTAAGAATTTTGGGCAGCACAGTGCCATCCTGTGCGGCTTTGAGCATGCCTCTGGTCTGTACGTTATTACGATGGATGATGACCTCCAAAACCCACCGAGCGAGATTGTAAAACTGACAAATGCTATCGAAAAGAGCGAGTTTGATCTCGTTTTCGGTAAGTTCACTGAAAAAAAGCATGCAAATTACAGGAAACTCGGCTCGAAAGTTATCGGATATTTGAATCGTAAGATTTTCAATAAACCGGATCATATCGTATTGAGCAACTTTAGGATAATCCACAGGGATGTCATAGACCGTCTGCTTTCGCATAAAACCGCTTACCCTTATATTCCGGGGCTTTTATTGCTTTATGCTACCAATATCGGGAATGTAGAGGTCGAACACCACGAGCGCATAGAAGGTAAGTCAAACTATACCTTCAAACGTATTGTCAGTTTGGTGAGTCGTCTCCTTATCAACTACTCTTCCTATCCTTTGCGCCTGCTGAGTATGATCGGGCTGATCATTTCGGGTGCCAGTTTCCTTCTCGGTGTCGTTTATCTTCTTCTCGGCCTTTTCGGGTACGTGAATGTCCCAGGATGGACGACAATGGTCGTCCTGACGTCATTCCTCGGCGGTTTTATTATTGCGATGCTGGGGATCATCGGGGAGTACCTGTCGCGTATTCTTGATCAACTTTCTTCGGAACGCAGTTACTATGTCAGAGAGATTGTAGAGTGA
- a CDS encoding EamA family transporter: MSLAILATAFGQYSFKRYKMTRRGLFIAVALTLFVLTPVLSFCALKQIPVDTVYMFTSLTILVVLLLSHFSLKETIPFQKLIGAGFILAGVVLYGIQ; encoded by the coding sequence TTGAGTCTGGCAATTTTGGCCACCGCTTTTGGACAGTACAGTTTCAAACGCTATAAAATGACGCGCAGAGGGTTGTTCATAGCCGTCGCTTTAACACTTTTTGTACTGACGCCCGTACTGAGTTTCTGCGCGTTAAAGCAGATCCCTGTCGACACGGTGTATATGTTCACATCTTTAACGATTTTGGTGGTATTGTTACTTTCACACTTTTCGTTGAAAGAAACAATTCCCTTTCAGAAACTGATAGGTGCAGGATTTATTTTGGCAGGAGTCGTGCTTTATGGTATTCAGTAA
- a CDS encoding DUF6044 family protein, which yields MFLLTVVFLTLALYLGPFGLYGPSVALPTFDNLDSKIVLYKILAESGMLFAPSSSIVPNMMDGLPRLSYGSELNALVWLFVFFKPFTAYVMNEVIMHLTAFVSMLVLLRHYFVPYTIRFRRLVILSSSLLFALTPFWFSGGLSVPAMPLVLYAFLRIRDGQGRWQEWAVLLLVPFYSNLILVYSFFLTAMALWAVADRIVYRSINRPFVGAIVLMGIVYLGVEYRLVISMFFDDAFISHRTEFVKYYGTFAEAFRSAHLLFLGGEEHTAIRLSPYVIGTVMIAMLLSFKSSDFSRKDSLLVIAVILLGFFSGLWNTALAQKMTLPVIVSVSLVGFFLQKGILRVLFAMMLVQIAFAYEYAFWFYEGMHDLARQFSFIEMFNMSRFYFMAIPLWIVMLAISFSLLVSKLKYAEILIGSVVVMQAATLFDVRTFVEKDLYHTKVGFEQYYAPELFEDVADTVGKPKDSYRVVSLGIHPLVALYNGFYTLDGYCTNYPLSYKYRFRPVIADNLSRYPGNRKMYDDWGSKCYVYAGNIGYIRYFPGVVLKGVEINVDYLKAMGGEYVLSGYEIDGAADIGLKFIKVFTSDKAYWDVYLYEVIGTAGEGGEKVE from the coding sequence TTGTTTCTTCTCACAGTCGTCTTCCTGACGCTTGCCTTATACCTTGGGCCGTTCGGGCTGTACGGTCCCTCTGTGGCTCTACCGACATTTGACAATCTTGACAGTAAGATCGTCCTTTATAAGATCTTGGCTGAAAGCGGTATGCTGTTTGCGCCTTCATCGTCTATTGTCCCCAATATGATGGATGGACTTCCGCGCCTCTCGTATGGGAGTGAATTGAATGCCTTGGTGTGGCTTTTTGTCTTTTTCAAACCTTTCACTGCCTATGTGATGAACGAAGTGATCATGCATCTGACGGCATTCGTCAGTATGCTGGTTTTACTGCGCCATTATTTTGTGCCTTATACCATTCGGTTCAGAAGGCTTGTTATCCTTTCGAGCTCTTTACTTTTTGCATTGACACCTTTCTGGTTCTCCGGCGGCCTGAGTGTCCCGGCAATGCCCCTGGTCTTGTACGCCTTTTTACGTATCAGAGATGGTCAGGGGAGGTGGCAGGAGTGGGCCGTACTGCTATTAGTGCCTTTTTACAGCAATCTGATTCTGGTGTACAGTTTTTTTTTAACGGCAATGGCACTCTGGGCAGTCGCGGACAGGATTGTGTACCGATCCATTAACCGCCCTTTTGTGGGTGCCATCGTACTGATGGGCATTGTCTATCTCGGTGTGGAATACAGACTGGTGATTTCTATGTTCTTTGATGATGCATTTATTTCTCACCGCACTGAATTCGTGAAGTATTACGGGACTTTTGCGGAGGCATTCCGCTCCGCACATTTGCTCTTCCTGGGAGGTGAAGAGCATACGGCAATACGGCTTTCACCTTATGTGATCGGCACTGTCATGATCGCGATGCTGCTTTCGTTCAAGTCATCGGATTTCTCCCGAAAAGATTCGTTGCTTGTCATCGCCGTGATCTTACTGGGGTTTTTTTCAGGGTTATGGAACACTGCCTTGGCGCAGAAGATGACACTCCCGGTCATTGTCTCTGTTTCACTGGTAGGATTTTTCCTGCAAAAAGGAATTCTCAGAGTATTGTTTGCGATGATGCTTGTTCAGATCGCGTTTGCCTATGAATATGCATTTTGGTTCTATGAAGGGATGCATGATCTCGCCCGGCAGTTTTCTTTTATCGAAATGTTCAATATGTCACGCTTCTATTTTATGGCGATTCCACTGTGGATTGTTATGCTGGCCATTTCGTTTTCGCTGCTAGTGTCCAAACTCAAGTATGCTGAGATACTCATCGGTTCCGTGGTAGTGATGCAGGCGGCAACCCTCTTCGACGTACGGACCTTTGTCGAAAAAGACCTTTATCACACCAAGGTGGGTTTCGAACAATACTATGCACCGGAACTCTTTGAAGACGTTGCAGATACTGTCGGAAAGCCTAAAGATTCCTACCGTGTGGTCAGTCTGGGGATTCATCCGCTTGTCGCACTCTATAACGGTTTTTATACGCTCGATGGCTATTGTACGAACTACCCACTCTCCTACAAGTACAGATTCCGTCCGGTCATTGCCGACAATCTGTCACGATATCCCGGCAATAGAAAGATGTATGATGATTGGGGAAGCAAGTGTTACGTCTATGCGGGCAATATCGGTTACATCCGTTATTTCCCCGGGGTGGTGCTGAAAGGTGTCGAGATCAATGTCGATTATCTGAAGGCTATGGGAGGGGAGTATGTCCTTTCAGGCTATGAAATAGACGGTGCGGCTGACATCGGATTGAAATTCATAAAAGTTTTTACAAGCGACAAGGCTTATTGGGATGTCTATCTTTATGAGGTGATAGGAACAGCAGGCGAAGGCGGGGAAAAAGTAGAATGA
- a CDS encoding sulfotransferase has product MKHSHFIIVGAQRSGTTYLYELLAAHPEVCMATPVKPEPKYFLGAEKTRDYSTYLSSFFSGCGREAVLGEKSTSYYESEGVAERIAELIPEARIVFMLRDPVERAISNYFFSRNNGIESRSLREVFLQNKTAPAYDRSSISVNPFDYLGRGEYVTFIQKYLAVFGAKQVGVFFFEELTKRLEALETLYEFIGVDRSFVPECFAEKVNAAQRHTVVTDDVTEALRQYYLQPNQRLSELLGRELPW; this is encoded by the coding sequence GTGAAGCACAGCCATTTTATCATTGTCGGCGCGCAGCGCAGCGGTACAACCTACCTGTATGAACTGCTAGCGGCGCATCCGGAGGTTTGTATGGCAACACCCGTGAAGCCGGAACCGAAGTACTTTCTCGGTGCTGAAAAAACACGTGATTATTCTACATACCTTTCCAGCTTTTTTAGCGGCTGCGGTCGCGAGGCGGTTCTGGGAGAGAAAAGCACGAGCTATTATGAAAGCGAGGGCGTTGCCGAACGCATTGCCGAGCTTATACCGGAAGCCCGTATCGTCTTCATGTTGCGTGATCCGGTCGAACGGGCCATTTCCAATTACTTTTTCAGTCGTAACAACGGTATTGAATCCCGGTCGCTTCGGGAGGTCTTTTTGCAGAACAAAACAGCACCGGCATATGACCGTTCCAGTATTTCCGTTAACCCGTTTGATTACCTTGGCCGCGGGGAATATGTGACATTCATCCAAAAATATCTTGCCGTCTTCGGGGCAAAGCAGGTCGGTGTTTTCTTTTTTGAAGAGCTGACGAAGCGCCTGGAGGCTTTGGAGACGCTGTATGAATTTATCGGTGTGGATCGGTCGTTCGTACCGGAGTGTTTTGCAGAGAAGGTCAATGCTGCGCAACGACATACCGTTGTCACGGATGATGTCACCGAAGCGTTGCGTCAGTATTACCTGCAGCCGAATCAACGGCTCTCCGAATTGCTTGGTAGGGAGCTGCCTTGGTAG